The following coding sequences lie in one Hydrogenophaga sp. PBL-H3 genomic window:
- the ybgC gene encoding tol-pal system-associated acyl-CoA thioesterase → MSVPALQSAPFSWPVRVYWEDTDAGGIVFYANYLKFFERARTEWLRALGIEQQRLREQLGGMFVVTQTQLQYHRPARLDDLLLVTARVVEAGRASMTIEQTALLKPQQSDTAGSEPAPLLCSGTIRIGWVDDRQLRPQRIPPAVMAALQLPP, encoded by the coding sequence GTGAGCGTGCCCGCACTGCAATCCGCACCGTTCAGCTGGCCCGTGCGGGTCTACTGGGAAGACACGGACGCAGGCGGTATCGTGTTCTATGCCAACTACCTGAAATTTTTCGAGCGCGCCCGTACCGAATGGCTGCGCGCGTTGGGCATCGAACAGCAGCGCCTGCGCGAACAGCTCGGTGGCATGTTCGTCGTCACCCAGACGCAGTTGCAATACCACCGGCCTGCACGGCTGGATGATTTGCTTCTGGTTACAGCACGGGTGGTGGAAGCGGGCCGCGCGTCCATGACAATCGAGCAGACCGCGCTACTGAAACCGCAGCAGAGCGATACGGCGGGCAGCGAACCAGCGCCACTGCTCTGCAGCGGTACCATCCGCATCGGCTGGGTTGACGATCGCCAGTTGCGCCCGCAGCGCATTCCGCCCGCCGTGATGGCCGCGCTCCAGCTGCCGCCCTGA
- the tolQ gene encoding protein TolQ codes for MNQDLSIVQLMLNASWVVQAVVVLLMVVSVMSWAAIFRKVFSLKRVRAHNDDFEREFWSGTNLNDLYAAAAQSAKHGGPMERIFASGMREYQKLRERRITDNGALLDGARRAMRASFQRELDVLETNLSFLASVGSVSPYVGLFGTVWGIMHAFTGLAALAQVTLATVAPGIAEALVATAIGLFAAIPAVVFYNRFAHDIDRVANAMETFMEEFSNILQRNLGAQTQTPSGH; via the coding sequence ATGAACCAAGATCTCTCCATCGTTCAATTGATGCTCAACGCCAGTTGGGTGGTGCAGGCCGTGGTGGTGCTGCTCATGGTCGTGTCCGTCATGAGCTGGGCCGCCATCTTCCGCAAGGTGTTCTCGCTCAAGCGCGTGCGTGCCCACAACGACGACTTCGAGCGTGAGTTCTGGTCGGGTACCAACCTCAACGACCTGTATGCCGCCGCCGCCCAGAGCGCCAAACACGGTGGCCCCATGGAACGCATCTTTGCCAGCGGCATGCGCGAATACCAGAAGCTGCGCGAGCGCCGCATCACCGACAACGGCGCCCTGCTCGACGGCGCGCGCCGCGCCATGCGCGCGAGCTTCCAGCGCGAACTCGACGTGCTGGAAACCAACCTCTCGTTCCTGGCTTCGGTCGGCTCGGTCTCGCCGTATGTGGGCCTGTTCGGCACGGTGTGGGGCATCATGCACGCCTTCACCGGCTTGGCAGCGCTGGCCCAGGTGACCCTGGCCACCGTGGCGCCCGGCATCGCCGAGGCCCTCGTGGCCACCGCCATCGGCCTGTTCGCCGCCATCCCCGCCGTCGTGTTCTACAACCGCTTTGCGCACGACATCGACCGCGTGGCCAACGCCATGGAGACCTTCATGGAAGAGTTCTCCAACATCCTGCAGCGCAACCTGGGCGCTCAGACACAAACCCCCTCGGGACACTGA
- the tolA gene encoding cell envelope integrity protein TolA yields the protein MQSTADHLDLAPPPTGRWLGPMGLALVAHGLLMIALTWGVSWQNDAEPVTFEAELWSRLPQQAAPRAVEPPPPPPAPPPPAPPKPTPVPAPAPPPPSPNQAEIATAQAKKKAEAEKKAREEEAKKLAATKAAEKAAAEKKAAAEKAADEKERQQKLADQKREQERKAEAADAKRRDQLRDEQITRMMGQAGATGGPQSTGTAQQSSGPTPGYGAKVAARIKPNVVFTDVAPGNPRAEVEVRTAPDGTITSRKLTKSSGNAAWDEAVLRAIDRTSSLPRDTDGRVPSSLVIGLRPLD from the coding sequence ATGCAATCCACCGCCGACCACCTCGACCTGGCCCCGCCGCCCACCGGCCGCTGGCTCGGCCCGATGGGCCTGGCGCTGGTCGCGCATGGCCTGCTGATGATCGCGCTCACCTGGGGCGTGAGTTGGCAGAACGATGCCGAACCGGTGACGTTCGAAGCCGAGCTCTGGTCGCGCCTGCCGCAGCAGGCTGCGCCGCGTGCGGTGGAGCCTCCACCGCCTCCGCCAGCGCCCCCCCCGCCTGCCCCTCCCAAACCCACCCCGGTGCCCGCACCCGCACCACCACCCCCCTCGCCCAACCAGGCCGAGATCGCCACCGCGCAAGCGAAGAAGAAGGCCGAGGCCGAGAAGAAGGCGCGTGAGGAAGAGGCCAAAAAACTCGCGGCCACGAAAGCCGCCGAGAAGGCAGCGGCGGAGAAAAAAGCCGCAGCGGAAAAGGCAGCCGACGAAAAGGAGCGCCAGCAGAAACTGGCCGACCAGAAGCGCGAGCAAGAACGCAAGGCCGAAGCCGCAGACGCCAAGCGCCGCGACCAGCTGCGAGACGAACAGATCACCCGCATGATGGGCCAGGCCGGCGCCACCGGTGGCCCACAAAGCACGGGCACCGCGCAGCAGTCCAGTGGCCCCACGCCAGGCTACGGCGCCAAGGTGGCCGCGCGCATCAAACCCAACGTGGTGTTCACCGACGTGGCCCCGGGCAACCCGCGCGCCGAGGTCGAGGTGCGCACCGCACCCGACGGCACCATCACCTCGCGCAAGCTCACCAAGAGCAGCGGCAACGCCGCCTGGGACGAGGCCGTGCTGCGAGCCATCGACCGCACCAGCAGCCTGCCGCGCGACACGGACGGACGCGTGCCGTCTTCGTTGGTGATCGGTCTGCGTCCGCTGGACTGA
- a CDS encoding pyridoxal phosphate-dependent aminotransferase, which translates to MRISQRAQRVDPFYVMELAKAASDMAAQAKPGGRSMIYLNIGEPDFTAPPLVTAAAERAIRDGRSQYTQALGLPALREAISGWYASRFGLSIDASRIVVTAGASAALQLACLALIDAGDEVLMPDPSYPCNRQFVQAAEGRAVMIPSGPEQRFQLSAAQVEAHWTPATRGVLLASPSNPTGTSIARDELERIARCVRSKDGVTMVDEIYLGLSYEDAFGHSALGLPDSLGDEVISINSFSKYFNMTGWRLGWLVLPPALVPAVERLAQNLFICASTIAQHAALACFEPDSLTEYERRRSQFKARRDYFIPELNRLGLTVPVMPDGAFYAWADVSGLCDRWGIPPQGSRPDEGGSWALAFELMKRCQLAATPGRDFGSADPGRYLRFSTANSMAQLREAVSRLEQAL; encoded by the coding sequence GTGAGGATTTCGCAGCGCGCCCAGCGCGTCGATCCCTTCTACGTGATGGAGCTGGCGAAGGCAGCATCCGACATGGCGGCCCAGGCGAAGCCGGGCGGCCGGTCGATGATCTACCTGAACATCGGCGAACCTGATTTCACTGCGCCACCGTTGGTCACAGCCGCGGCCGAACGCGCGATCCGCGATGGGCGCAGCCAGTACACGCAGGCACTCGGCCTGCCTGCCTTGCGTGAAGCCATCAGCGGCTGGTACGCCTCGCGGTTCGGTCTCTCGATCGACGCCAGCCGCATCGTGGTCACCGCAGGCGCCTCCGCCGCGCTGCAATTGGCCTGCCTGGCGCTCATTGATGCCGGCGACGAAGTGCTGATGCCGGACCCGAGCTATCCCTGCAACCGGCAGTTCGTGCAAGCCGCCGAAGGCCGCGCGGTGATGATTCCCAGCGGCCCCGAGCAGCGTTTTCAGCTGAGCGCAGCGCAAGTCGAAGCCCACTGGACCCCGGCCACACGCGGTGTGCTGCTGGCCTCGCCGTCCAACCCCACGGGCACCTCTATTGCCCGCGACGAGCTTGAGCGCATCGCGCGCTGCGTGCGCTCAAAAGACGGCGTGACCATGGTCGACGAGATCTACCTCGGCCTGAGCTACGAGGATGCATTCGGCCACAGCGCGCTCGGCCTGCCAGACAGCCTCGGTGACGAGGTCATCAGCATCAACAGCTTCAGCAAGTACTTCAACATGACCGGCTGGCGCCTGGGTTGGCTGGTGCTGCCACCCGCTCTGGTGCCTGCGGTGGAGCGTCTGGCGCAGAACCTCTTCATTTGCGCCAGCACCATTGCACAACACGCGGCGCTGGCCTGCTTCGAGCCCGACAGCCTGACTGAATACGAACGCCGCCGCAGCCAGTTCAAAGCACGGCGCGACTATTTCATTCCCGAGCTCAACCGCCTGGGCCTGACCGTGCCGGTGATGCCCGACGGCGCCTTCTACGCCTGGGCCGATGTGAGCGGGCTGTGCGACCGGTGGGGCATTCCGCCCCAAGGCTCGCGACCCGATGAGGGCGGCAGCTGGGCACTGGCGTTTGAGCTCATGAAACGTTGCCAACTGGCCGCCACACCGGGGCGCGACTTCGGCAGCGCCGACCCCGGCCGGTACCTGCGCTTCTCCACCGCCAATTCGATGGCGCAGCTTCGTGAGGCGGTGTCTCGCCTGGAGCAAGCGCTGTGA
- a CDS encoding biopolymer transporter ExbD, with product MPAVSSRGRGRRTINEINMVPFIDVMLVLLIIFMVTAPLITPSQIALPSVGQAGRQPDRFVAVVIDKDEQIKVREGSASTEPQPVTMGQLVARVKQLQAGKGAAHEGGVPVVISADKNVKYDAVVRVMSTLQEAGIARVGLSVQTSR from the coding sequence ATGCCCGCCGTTTCTTCACGCGGCCGAGGCCGTCGCACCATCAACGAGATCAACATGGTCCCGTTCATCGACGTGATGCTCGTGCTGCTGATCATCTTCATGGTCACGGCCCCGCTCATCACGCCGAGCCAGATCGCGCTGCCCAGCGTGGGCCAGGCCGGGCGCCAGCCCGACCGTTTCGTGGCGGTGGTGATCGACAAGGACGAGCAGATCAAGGTGCGCGAAGGATCGGCCAGCACCGAGCCGCAACCGGTGACCATGGGCCAGCTGGTGGCGCGTGTGAAGCAGTTGCAGGCCGGCAAAGGTGCCGCACACGAAGGCGGCGTGCCAGTGGTCATCAGCGCCGACAAGAACGTGAAGTACGACGCGGTCGTGCGCGTGATGAGCACCCTGCAAGAGGCGGGGATCGCCCGCGTCGGCCTGTCCGTGCAAACCTCACGCTGA
- the ribH gene encoding 6,7-dimethyl-8-ribityllumazine synthase, protein MFGADKGTAHLLDGKKLSIGIVQARFNEPITDALYNACLAELVALGVQEKNIAHVKVPGALEVPVALQAMAERDDFDALIALGCIIRGETYHFELVANESGAGVTRLALDYQIPIANAILTTETLEQAIARKTDKGRDAARVAVEMAHLLQEIG, encoded by the coding sequence ATGTTCGGCGCAGACAAAGGCACGGCCCACTTGCTCGACGGCAAGAAGCTCAGCATCGGGATCGTTCAGGCCCGCTTCAACGAACCCATCACCGACGCGCTGTACAACGCCTGCCTGGCGGAGTTGGTCGCGCTCGGCGTACAGGAGAAAAACATCGCTCATGTGAAGGTACCCGGAGCGCTTGAAGTGCCCGTGGCGCTGCAGGCCATGGCAGAGCGAGACGACTTCGACGCACTCATCGCCCTGGGTTGCATCATCCGCGGCGAAACCTACCACTTCGAACTGGTGGCCAACGAGTCGGGGGCTGGCGTCACGCGCCTGGCCCTGGACTACCAGATCCCCATCGCCAACGCCATCCTGACCACCGAAACGCTGGAGCAGGCCATCGCGCGCAAAACCGACAAGGGCCGCGATGCGGCCCGCGTGGCTGTGGAAATGGCCCACCTGCTGCAAGAGATCGGTTGA
- the ribBA gene encoding bifunctional 3,4-dihydroxy-2-butanone-4-phosphate synthase/GTP cyclohydrolase II has translation MNAPETLAPVAISPVEDIVADMRAGRMVILVDEEDRENEGDLVLAADHVTPEAINFMARFGRGLICLTLTKERCERLQLPPMVPRNGTKMGTAFTISIEAAEGVTTGISAADRARTVQAAVAPNAVAADLVQPGHIFPLQAVEGGVLMRAGHTEAGCDLAAMAGCSPSAVICEIMKDDGTMARLPDLQVFAAEHGLKIGTIADLIEHRSRTECLVKKLGTRSLNTAFGEFQVHAFSDEPSGALHLALVKGQWSPDQSVAVRVHEPLSVLDTLEVGRSMHSWSLEASLRHISETGAGVAVLLNCGETAAQLLAQFEGTARSAQAPERGRMDLRTYGVGAQILRDCGVHRMQLMGNPRRMPSMTGYGLEITGYLSRNG, from the coding sequence ATGAACGCGCCTGAAACCCTGGCCCCAGTGGCCATCTCCCCCGTGGAAGACATCGTGGCCGACATGCGCGCCGGGCGCATGGTGATCCTGGTCGACGAAGAAGACCGCGAAAACGAAGGCGACCTGGTGCTCGCTGCCGACCATGTGACCCCGGAAGCCATCAACTTCATGGCCCGCTTTGGGCGAGGCCTGATCTGCCTCACTCTCACCAAAGAGCGCTGCGAGCGCCTGCAACTGCCCCCCATGGTGCCGCGCAACGGCACGAAGATGGGCACGGCATTCACCATCTCCATTGAAGCGGCCGAGGGCGTGACCACCGGTATTTCGGCGGCTGACCGCGCGCGCACGGTGCAGGCGGCGGTGGCGCCCAACGCCGTGGCGGCCGATCTGGTGCAGCCCGGCCACATCTTCCCGCTGCAGGCGGTTGAAGGCGGCGTGCTCATGCGCGCGGGCCACACCGAAGCCGGTTGCGACCTGGCCGCCATGGCCGGCTGCAGCCCCAGCGCCGTGATCTGCGAAATCATGAAGGACGACGGCACCATGGCCCGCCTGCCCGACCTGCAGGTGTTCGCAGCCGAGCACGGACTGAAAATCGGCACCATCGCCGACTTGATCGAGCACCGCAGCCGCACCGAATGCCTGGTGAAGAAACTGGGCACCCGCAGCCTGAACACCGCGTTTGGCGAGTTCCAGGTGCACGCCTTCAGTGACGAGCCCAGCGGTGCCCTGCATCTCGCTCTCGTCAAAGGCCAATGGAGCCCAGACCAGTCGGTCGCCGTGCGCGTGCACGAGCCGCTGTCGGTGCTTGATACGCTGGAGGTTGGCCGCTCCATGCATTCGTGGAGCCTGGAGGCCAGCCTGCGCCACATCAGCGAAACCGGTGCCGGCGTGGCCGTGCTGCTCAACTGTGGCGAGACTGCTGCGCAGCTGTTGGCACAGTTTGAAGGCACCGCCCGCTCGGCCCAGGCGCCCGAGCGCGGCCGCATGGATCTGCGCACGTATGGCGTGGGCGCGCAGATCCTGCGCGATTGCGGCGTGCACAGGATGCAGCTCATGGGCAACCCGCGCCGCATGCCCAGCATGACCGGCTACGGCCTGGAAATCACCGGTTACCTCAGCCGCAACGGCTGA
- the dnaE gene encoding DNA polymerase III subunit alpha has translation MFTHLRLHTEFSVVDGTNRIDEVVAAAAADRQPALAITDLSNLFGAVKFYKAARGVGVKPIIGAEVMLQGFTEETPGAMPGSHQPAAPRVLLLVQDHQGYLNLSELLARAWTRNEGRGQALVHRDWLQECNAGLIMLSGAQAGPVGQALMQGDTQRATDMALQLSTLFTHRFYLELQRAGRADDERHVSQTVQLAARLHLPVVATHPVQFLEPDGYEAHEARVCISEGEILGNNRRVRRFTREQYFKSAEQMQALFADVPSAVANTLEIAKRCNLKLVLGKPQLPNFPTPLIDGVPMPMADFFRQSSFEGLEERLAHLYPDAAKRDAERPRYVERLEFEINTILNMGFPGYFLIVGDFINWAKNNGCPVGPGRGSGAGSLVAYALKITDLDPLQYKLLFERFLNPERVSMPDFDIDFCQTNRDRVIDYVKDKYGKDAVSQIATFGTLAARAAIRDVGRVLDFSYGFCDGISKLIPNKPGMSVTLQYPPNPKKEGDKNNYAIEMEPVLAERIAKEDDVKTLIELAQKLEGMTRNIGMHAGGVLIAPGKLTDFCPLYAQPGSDSAVSQYDKDDVEAIGLVKFDFLGLATLTILEIARELIMKRHPGQEGFRFEDIPLTDAKVYALFSRGQTEAVFQFESRGMQGMLKDAKPSRLEDLIALNALYRPGPMDLIPSFVNRKHGKEVIEYPHPLVAEMLSETYGIMVYQEQVMQTAQILGGYSLGGADMLRRAMGKKKAEEMAEHREIFRAGAAKNNISQEKADEIFDLMEKFAGYGFNKSHAAAYSLLAYHTGWLKVHYTAEFFCANMTVEMDDTDKLKVLHEDALKMGMSFEAPDVNRGFHRFEPVTNKVIRYGLGAIKGTGQGAIEAIVAAREGRGEGPRGHEAGPFKSLFDFCVRVDRTRLNKRTVEALIKAGGFDSLHLNRAELLASVDRAFTFAAASAANAAQADIFGDSDHGSSTQDPDLVATTPWGVKERLTMEKTAIGFYFSGHLFDEVEREVRRFARTPLGDVVESRDPVILAGIVTDFRVINGQRGKLALFKLDDKTGVFETSADENLINAHRNLLKDDELIIVQAVAQPDRFSGGVRLKIQQVWDLAAARCRFGKYLRVAVNGHSPAVAQLVREFPPKREVTEQGELVRGLPVRLQLLREGAQCELQLDDRALFFPTDAALASWMAQAHEQRAEIVFD, from the coding sequence ATGTTCACCCATCTGCGCCTGCACACCGAATTCTCCGTCGTCGACGGCACCAACCGCATCGATGAAGTCGTGGCCGCCGCGGCCGCCGACCGCCAGCCCGCGCTGGCCATCACCGACCTGAGCAACCTGTTCGGCGCCGTCAAGTTCTACAAGGCCGCGCGCGGCGTGGGCGTCAAACCCATCATCGGCGCCGAGGTGATGCTGCAGGGCTTCACCGAAGAGACGCCCGGCGCTATGCCCGGCAGCCACCAGCCCGCCGCACCGCGCGTGCTGCTGCTGGTGCAGGACCACCAGGGTTACCTGAACCTGAGCGAGCTGCTGGCCCGCGCCTGGACGCGCAACGAAGGCCGGGGCCAGGCACTGGTGCACCGCGACTGGCTCCAGGAATGCAACGCCGGTTTGATCATGCTGTCGGGCGCGCAGGCCGGCCCGGTGGGGCAGGCGCTGATGCAGGGCGACACGCAGCGTGCGACCGACATGGCGCTGCAGCTCTCCACCCTGTTCACGCACCGCTTCTACCTGGAGTTGCAACGCGCTGGCCGTGCCGACGACGAGCGCCATGTGTCCCAGACCGTGCAACTCGCCGCGCGCCTGCACCTGCCGGTGGTGGCCACGCACCCAGTGCAATTTCTCGAGCCCGACGGCTACGAGGCGCACGAGGCGCGGGTCTGCATTTCCGAAGGCGAGATCCTCGGCAACAACCGGCGCGTGCGCCGATTCACGCGCGAGCAGTACTTCAAGAGCGCCGAGCAGATGCAGGCGCTGTTTGCCGATGTGCCCTCGGCCGTGGCCAACACGCTGGAGATTGCCAAGCGCTGCAACCTCAAGCTGGTGCTGGGCAAACCCCAGCTGCCCAACTTCCCCACGCCGCTGATCGATGGCGTGCCCATGCCGATGGCGGACTTCTTCCGCCAGTCATCGTTTGAAGGGCTCGAAGAGCGCCTGGCCCACCTGTACCCCGACGCGGCCAAGCGAGACGCCGAGCGGCCGCGCTACGTGGAACGCCTGGAGTTCGAGATCAACACGATCCTGAACATGGGCTTCCCGGGCTACTTTTTGATCGTGGGCGACTTCATCAACTGGGCCAAGAACAACGGCTGCCCGGTCGGCCCGGGCCGCGGCTCGGGCGCTGGCTCGCTGGTGGCCTACGCCCTCAAGATCACCGACCTCGACCCGCTCCAATACAAGCTGCTGTTCGAGCGCTTTTTGAACCCGGAGCGGGTGTCCATGCCCGACTTCGACATCGACTTCTGCCAGACCAACCGCGACCGCGTGATCGACTACGTCAAGGACAAGTACGGCAAGGACGCGGTGAGCCAGATCGCCACCTTCGGCACGCTGGCCGCGCGCGCCGCCATTCGCGACGTGGGCCGCGTGCTCGATTTCTCCTACGGCTTCTGCGACGGCATCTCCAAGCTGATCCCGAACAAGCCGGGCATGTCGGTCACGTTGCAGTACCCGCCGAATCCGAAGAAGGAGGGCGACAAGAACAACTACGCGATCGAGATGGAGCCGGTGCTGGCCGAGCGCATCGCCAAGGAAGACGACGTCAAGACGCTGATCGAACTGGCTCAGAAGCTCGAAGGCATGACGCGCAACATCGGCATGCACGCCGGTGGTGTGCTGATTGCGCCCGGCAAGCTCACCGACTTCTGCCCGCTGTACGCGCAGCCCGGCAGCGACTCGGCTGTGAGCCAGTACGACAAGGACGACGTGGAGGCCATTGGTCTCGTGAAGTTCGACTTTCTGGGCCTGGCCACGCTGACCATCCTGGAGATCGCGCGCGAGCTGATCATGAAGCGCCACCCAGGCCAGGAAGGCTTCCGTTTTGAAGACATTCCGCTGACGGACGCCAAGGTCTACGCGCTGTTCTCGCGCGGGCAGACCGAGGCCGTGTTCCAGTTTGAAAGCCGCGGCATGCAGGGCATGCTGAAAGACGCCAAACCGAGCCGGCTGGAAGACCTGATTGCCCTGAACGCGCTGTACCGGCCAGGCCCCATGGACCTGATCCCCAGCTTCGTGAACCGCAAGCATGGCAAGGAAGTCATCGAGTACCCGCACCCGCTGGTGGCGGAGATGCTCTCCGAGACCTACGGCATCATGGTTTACCAGGAGCAGGTGATGCAGACCGCGCAGATCCTGGGCGGCTATTCGCTCGGTGGCGCCGACATGCTGCGCCGCGCCATGGGCAAGAAGAAGGCCGAGGAGATGGCCGAGCACCGCGAGATCTTCCGCGCCGGTGCGGCGAAGAACAACATCTCGCAAGAAAAGGCAGACGAGATCTTCGACCTGATGGAGAAGTTCGCGGGCTACGGCTTCAACAAGTCGCACGCCGCTGCGTACTCGCTGCTGGCGTACCACACCGGCTGGCTCAAGGTGCACTACACGGCCGAGTTCTTCTGCGCCAACATGACGGTGGAGATGGACGACACCGACAAGCTCAAGGTCTTGCACGAAGACGCACTCAAGATGGGCATGAGCTTCGAAGCGCCGGACGTGAACCGCGGCTTTCACCGCTTTGAGCCTGTGACCAACAAAGTCATCCGCTACGGCCTGGGCGCCATCAAGGGCACGGGCCAGGGAGCGATCGAGGCCATCGTGGCGGCGCGCGAAGGCCGCGGCGAAGGTCCGCGCGGCCATGAGGCCGGCCCGTTCAAGAGCCTGTTCGATTTCTGTGTGCGTGTGGACCGCACGCGCCTGAACAAACGCACGGTCGAGGCGCTGATCAAGGCGGGTGGTTTCGATTCACTGCACCTCAACCGCGCCGAACTGCTGGCCTCGGTGGACCGTGCATTCACTTTTGCCGCCGCGTCGGCCGCCAACGCCGCGCAAGCCGACATCTTTGGCGACAGCGACCACGGCTCCAGCACGCAAGACCCTGACCTGGTGGCCACCACGCCTTGGGGCGTGAAGGAACGCCTGACGATGGAGAAGACCGCGATCGGCTTCTACTTCTCGGGCCATTTGTTCGACGAGGTGGAGCGCGAGGTGCGCCGGTTTGCGCGCACACCGCTGGGCGATGTGGTGGAAAGCCGCGACCCGGTGATCCTGGCCGGCATCGTGACCGACTTTCGCGTCATCAACGGTCAACGCGGCAAGCTCGCATTGTTCAAGCTCGACGACAAGACCGGCGTGTTTGAAACCAGCGCCGACGAGAACCTGATCAACGCGCACCGCAACCTGCTGAAAGACGACGAACTCATCATCGTGCAGGCGGTGGCCCAGCCCGACCGTTTCTCGGGCGGCGTGCGCCTGAAGATCCAGCAGGTGTGGGACCTGGCCGCCGCGCGCTGCCGCTTCGGCAAGTACCTGCGCGTGGCGGTGAACGGCCATTCGCCTGCCGTGGCTCAACTGGTGCGCGAGTTTCCGCCCAAGCGGGAAGTGACGGAGCAGGGCGAACTGGTGCGCGGCTTGCCGGTGCGGCTGCAATTGCTGCGCGAGGGTGCGCAGTGCGAACTGCAGCTGGACGACCGCGCGCTGTTTTTCCCGACCGATGCGGCGCTGGCCAGCTGGATGGCGCAGGCGCACGAGCAACGGGCGGAAATCGTGTTTGACTAG
- a CDS encoding DUF599 domain-containing protein translates to MKVLSIIPWADWLALVCFFALWTGYAWFARVWGRKMGSLIETTNRYRGYWMTQTTARDPRMLDGLITQTLSNTPAFFSSTSILVIGGLFALLGTTDKATELMSEIPFAQTTTLIVFEFKILVMVSIFVYAFFRFSWCMRQYTFVALIIGAMPPVEDFEAGKHDRRAYAGRAAAMVGAAAETFNDGLRAYYFSFAALAWFVSPVAMVVATLAVVAILYSREFRSEVLSILKDEIPPPN, encoded by the coding sequence ATGAAAGTACTGAGCATCATTCCCTGGGCAGACTGGCTGGCGCTGGTCTGCTTTTTTGCGTTGTGGACCGGCTATGCGTGGTTTGCCCGGGTGTGGGGCCGCAAGATGGGCTCGCTCATCGAGACCACCAACCGTTACCGCGGCTACTGGATGACGCAGACCACCGCGCGCGACCCGCGCATGCTCGATGGCCTGATCACCCAGACGCTGTCCAACACGCCGGCCTTTTTCTCGTCCACCTCCATCCTGGTCATCGGTGGTTTGTTTGCCCTGCTCGGCACCACCGACAAAGCCACCGAGCTGATGAGCGAAATCCCGTTCGCGCAGACCACCACCCTGATCGTCTTCGAGTTCAAGATCCTGGTGATGGTGTCGATCTTCGTGTATGCCTTCTTCCGTTTTTCCTGGTGCATGCGGCAGTACACCTTCGTGGCTTTGATCATTGGCGCCATGCCGCCGGTTGAAGATTTCGAGGCCGGCAAGCACGACCGGCGTGCGTACGCCGGGCGTGCTGCGGCCATGGTGGGCGCAGCTGCCGAGACCTTCAACGACGGGCTGCGGGCTTACTACTTTTCTTTTGCTGCGCTCGCCTGGTTCGTATCGCCGGTGGCCATGGTGGTGGCCACGCTGGCGGTGGTCGCCATTCTCTACAGCCGCGAGTTCCGCTCCGAGGTGCTGAGCATCCTCAAGGACGAAATACCACCGCCGAACTGA
- the nusB gene encoding transcription antitermination factor NusB, whose translation MTTELPTPEGEKAKSGLIGRKAADKSARTRAREFALQAIYQHLVGRNATSDIDVFTRDLAGFHKCDSVHFDALLHGSIDQAEALDALIKPLLDRPLVELSPIERGVLWIGTYEFQHCLDVPWRVVLNECIELAKSFGGTDGHKYVNGVLHQLAAQLRPVEVAAAPSKPGSRKSSAP comes from the coding sequence ATGACCACAGAACTCCCCACCCCCGAGGGCGAAAAGGCCAAGAGCGGCCTGATCGGTCGCAAGGCCGCCGACAAATCGGCCCGCACCCGCGCCCGTGAATTCGCCCTGCAGGCGATTTACCAGCACCTGGTAGGACGCAACGCCACCAGTGACATCGACGTCTTCACGCGCGATCTCGCCGGCTTCCACAAATGCGACAGCGTGCACTTTGACGCATTGCTGCACGGCAGCATCGATCAGGCGGAGGCACTGGATGCGTTGATCAAGCCTTTGCTCGATCGCCCGTTGGTCGAGCTCTCGCCGATAGAGCGCGGTGTGCTGTGGATCGGCACATACGAATTCCAGCACTGCCTGGACGTGCCCTGGCGCGTGGTGCTCAACGAATGCATCGAGCTGGCCAAATCGTTCGGTGGCACCGATGGTCACAAGTACGTCAACGGCGTGCTGCACCAGTTGGCCGCGCAGCTGCGCCCGGTCGAAGTGGCCGCAGCGCCCTCCAAGCCCGGCTCGCGCAAGTCATCTGCGCCGTGA